A single Corvus hawaiiensis isolate bCorHaw1 chromosome 26, bCorHaw1.pri.cur, whole genome shotgun sequence DNA region contains:
- the ZFAT gene encoding zinc finger protein ZFAT isoform X2, with translation MEAAAAGINSIFMCKLCNLFSPNKSELLSHVSEKHTEEGTSVDDIIIPLQPLTVPTNTSKDGEELLVAKRKRGRPKGSTKKFCVDEDMAENNLVPSKETPAGTEEGPELPEVSAGSLECRKCNRKFSNTRQLTKHICIIVLNEGEEEGDGGNDSDVDLDRKEDEREKTPKRPRVQKTEKTASTKETEQVSGAKNPIISVVLTAHETIPGARKIVPLEASPHESEATTPDTTVQDPSQRKGYQEYAIQQTPYEQAMKTSRLGPTQLKIFTCEYCNKVFKFKHSLQAHLRIHTNEKPYKCSYCSYASAIKANLNVHLRKHTGEKFSCDYCTFTCLSKGHLKVHIERVHKKIKQHCRFCKKKYSDVKNLIKHMKETHDLQDKKVKDVFDELRLMTREGKRQLLYDCHICERKFKNELDRDRHMLVHGDERPFACELCGHGATKYQALELHVRKHPFVYVCSVCLKKFVSSVRLRAHIKDVHADLQEDSVFNSSINQSFCLLEPGGDIQPEALGEQQTQTAGESTVTSTDAVNTPQPSASKGELAAADVNHNGQQNGDVKIDAVLSLEFENPVVKNVAETLCQTTDIVVPGIQPCVASDCFLLKNGTAGPEELKGSPPNEEAVNQCSSVNEQGEEIHLLLSEDKSLSQNNTVTENLPVPEERIQSAPPSESETSNPPIQNLAERTDPLAAAEADAATSPQAASSNTATANGGGTGSVAFMQILDSLQKRQMNTELRERIRKVYGDLECEYCGKLFWYQVHYDMHVRTHTREHLYYCSQCNYSSITKNCLKRHVIQKHSNILLKCPTEHCDYSTPDKYKLQAHLKVHTDLDKKSYSCPVCEKSFSEDRLIKSHIKTNHPEVSMTTISEILGRRVQLKGLIGKRAVKCPHCDFYFMKNGSDLQRHIWAHEGVKPFKCSLCEYATRSKSNLKAHMNRHSTEKTHLCDMCGKKFKSKGTLKSHKLLHTADGKQFKCTVCDYTAAQKPQLLRHMEQHVSFKPFRCAHCHYSCNISGSLKRHYNRKHPNEEYVNAGSGEPAAEALIQQGGIKCPVCSFVYGTKWEFNRHLKNKHGMKLVENDGETKWELTAEVAEEASTQYLHITEAGEDVQGTQAAVAALQNLRYTSENSERLDPTAVNILQQIIELGSESHDTTAVASVVTMAPGTVTVVKQRRLLECVVL, from the exons agCTTCTTGtagcaaagaggaaaaggggCAGACCAAAAGGGTCCACTAAGAAGTTTTGTGTGGATGAAGACATGGCAGAAAATAACCTCGTTCCAAGCAAAGAAACTCCAGCTGGGACAGAAGAGGGCCCAGAACTGCCTGAAGTCTcagcaggcagcctggaatgcAGGAAATGCAATCGGAAGTTCTCCAACACGCGTCAGCTGACTAAACACATCTGCATTATTGTCCTAaatgaaggagaagaagaaggagatgGAG GTAATGATTCTGACGTTGACCTTGACAGGAAGGAAGATGAACGAGAAAAAACTCCAAAGAGGCCCAGAgttcagaaaacagagaaaacagcatCAACTAAGGAGACTGAGCAGGTTTCAGGAGCTAAAAATCCTATTATAAGTGTGGTTTTGACAGCCCATGAAACTATTCCAG GAGCCAGAAAAATTGTTCCTCTTGAGGCTTCTCCTCATGAAAGTGAAGCCACAACTCCAGACACAACAGTCCAAGACCCATCACAACGAAAAGGATATCAAGAATATGCCATTCAGCAAACCCCATATGAGCAGGCAATGAAAACAAGCAG gttGGGTCCAACTCAACTGAAGATTTTTACATGTGAATACTGTAACAAGGTGTTCAAATTTAAACACTCCCTCCAAGCACATCTGAGGATTCATACAAATGAGAAACCTTACAAGTGTTCCTACTGCAGTTATGCCAGTGCAATCAAAGCCAACCTGAATGTTCACCTGCGGAAGCACACTGGGGAGAAATTCAGCTGCGATTATTGTACCTTCACTTGTCTCAGCAAAGGCCATCTCAAAGTCCATATCGAAAGGGTTCATAAGAAAATTAAGCAGCACTGTCGTTTCTGCAAAAAGAAATACTCAGATGTTAAAAATTTGATCAAGCATATGAAGGAAACTCATGACCTTCAAGATAAAAAGGTGAAAGATGTTTTTGATGAGCTTCGCTTGATGACACGGGAGGGCAAAAGACAACTTCTGTATGACTGCCATATTTGTGAGCGCAAATTCAAAAATGAACTGGATCGGGACCGTCACATGCTCGTTCATGGTGATGAAAGACCCTTTGCTTGTGAACTCTGTGGTCATGGAGCCACTAAATACCAAGCCCTTGAGCTTCACGTTCGGAAGCACCCTTTTGTATATGTGTGTTCTGTGTGCCTGAAGAAGTTTGTCAGTTCTGTGAGGCTCCGTGCTCACATCAAAGACGTGCATGCAGATCTGCAGGAGGATTCTGTTTTTAACAGCTCTATCAACCAAAGCTTCTGCCTGCTTGAGCCAGGTGGTGACATCCAGCCAGAAGCCCTTGGTGAGCAGCAGACACAAACTGCGGGTGAATCGACTGTCACGAGTACTGATGCTGTTAACACTCCACAGCCATCTGCTTCTAAAGGTGAATTAGCAGCTGCAGATGTAAACCATAATGGTCAACAGAATGGTGATGTAAAAATTGATGCAGTCCTTTCCTTAGAATTTGAAAATCCTGTGGTGAAGAATGTAGCAGAGACGCTGTGTCAGACAACAGATATAGTAGTCCCAGGCATTCAGCCCTGTGTAGCATCAGACTGCTTCCTACTGAAAAATGGTACTGCTGGCCCTGAGGAGTTAAAAGGTTCTCCTCCAAATGAAGAGGCAGTTAATCAGTGCAGTTCTGTAAATGAGCAGGGTGAAGAAATTCATCTTTTACTGTCTGAAGACAAAAGTTTGAGTCAGAACAACACAGTGACTGAGAACCTTCCAGTCCCTGAAGAGAGGATCCAGTCTGCTCCTCCTAGTGAATCAGAAACAAGCAATCCACCCATTCAAAATTTGGCAGAGCGCACAGAccctttggcagcagcagaagctgatGCAGCCACCAGCCCACAGGCAGCCTCTTCTAACACAGCTACAGCCAACGGGGGGGGGACTGGATCTGTCGCCTTCATGCAGATCTTGGACAGCTTGCAGAAGAGACAAATGAATACAGAGTTGCGTGAGAGGATAAGGAAGGTTTATGGAGACTTGGAATGTGAATACTGTG gcaAGTTGTTCTGGTACCAGGTGCACTATGACATGCACGTCCGTACACACACTCGAGAACATTTATATTACTGCTCCCAGTGCAATTATTCTTCCATCACCAAGAACTGCCTTAAGCGTCACGTCATTCAGAAACACAGTAATATTTTGCTGAAATGTCCCACAGAACATTGTGACTACTCCACTCCAGATAAATACAAGCTCCAAGCACACCTTAAAGTTCACACAGATCTG GATAAAAAGAGTTATTCCTGTCCTGTGTGTGAGAAGTCATTTTCTGAAGATCGACTTATAAAATCTCACATCAAGACAAATCACCCTg AGGTTTCAATGACTACTATTTCTGAGATTCTTGGCAGAAGAGTTCAGCTGAAAGGACTTATTGGAAAACGAGCTGTGAAATGTCCCcactgtgatttttattttatgaagaaTGGATCAGACCTTCAACGTCATATTTGGGCTCATGAAG GTGTCAAACCCTTCAAATGTTCCCTCTGTGAGTACGCCACTCGCAGCAAGAGCAACTTGAAAGCCCACATGAATCGTCACAGCACGGAGAAAACGCACCTTTGTGATATGTGTGGGAAAAAGTTCAAATCAAAGGGCACTTTGAAGAGCCATAAACTCCTTCATACTGCTGATG GAAAGCAGTTTAAATGCACAGTGTGTGACTATACAGCTGCCCAGAAACCACAGCTCCTACGTCATATGGAACAACACGTCTCTTTCAAG CCCTTCCGCTGTGCACACTGCCACTATTCCTGCAATATCTCTGGTTCCCTGAAGAGACATTACAACAGGAAACATCCTAATGAAGAATATGTCAATGCAGGGTCTGGGGAGCCTGCAGCTGAAGCCCTTATCCAACAAG GTGGCATTAAATGTCCTGTTTGCAGCTTTGTGTATGGTACAAAATGGGAGTTCAACAGACATCTTAAAAACAAGCATGGAATGAAGTTAGTGGAGAATGATGGGGAGACCAAATGGGAG TTAACTGCTGAAGTTGCTGAAGAAGCATCCACTCAATATCTCCATATcacagaggctggagaagatgTTCAAGGCACTCAAGCTGCTGTAGCTGCCTTACAGAACCTTAGATACACTTCTGAGAACA GTGAAAGACTGGATCCAACAGCTGTAAACATCTTGCAGCAGATCATTGAGCTGGGTTCGGAATCCCACGATACCACTGCAGTGGCTTCTGTCGTTACCATGGCACCTGGCACAGTGACAGTGGTAAAGCAG
- the ZFAT gene encoding zinc finger protein ZFAT isoform X3 translates to MEAAAAGINSIFMCKLCNLFSPNKSELLSHVSEKHTEEGTSVDDIIIPLQPLTVPTNTSKDGEELLVAKRKRGRPKGSTKKFCVDEDMAENNLVPSKETPAGTEEGPELPEVSAGSLECRKCNRKFSNTRQLTKHICIIVLNEGEEEGDGGNDSDVDLDRKEDEREKTPKRPRVQKTEKTASTKETEQVSGAKNPIISVVLTAHETIPGARKIVPLEASPHESEATTPDTTVQDPSQRKGYQEYAIQQTPYEQAMKTSRLGPTQLKIFTCEYCNKVFKFKHSLQAHLRIHTNEKPYKCSYCSYASAIKANLNVHLRKHTGEKFSCDYCTFTCLSKGHLKVHIERVHKKIKQHCRFCKKKYSDVKNLIKHMKETHDLQDKKVKDVFDELRLMTREGKRQLLYDCHICERKFKNELDRDRHMLVHGDERPFACELCGHGATKYQALELHVRKHPFVYVCSVCLKKFVSSVRLRAHIKDVHADLQEDSVFNSSINQSFCLLEPGGDIQPEALGEQQTQTAGESTVTSTDAVNTPQPSASKGELAAADVNHNGQQNGDVKIDAVLSLEFENPVVKNVAETLCQTTDIVVPGIQPCVASDCFLLKNGTAGPEELKGSPPNEEAVNQCSSVNEQGEEIHLLLSEDKSLSQNNTVTENLPVPEERIQSAPPSESETSNPPIQNLAERTDPLAAAEADAATSPQAASSNTATANGGGTGSVAFMQILDSLQKRQMNTELRERIRKVYGDLECEYCGKLFWYQVHYDMHVRTHTREHLYYCSQCNYSSITKNCLKRHVIQKHSNILLKCPTEHCDYSTPDKYKLQAHLKVHTDLDKKSYSCPVCEKSFSEDRLIKSHIKTNHPEVSMTTISEILGRRVQLKGLIGKRAVKCPHCDFYFMKNGSDLQRHIWAHEGVKPFKCSLCEYATRSKSNLKAHMNRHSTEKTHLCDMCGKKFKSKGTLKSHKLLHTADGKQFKCTVCDYTAAQKPQLLRHMEQHVSFKLLDEHFCTNHFLLSSFRWGCCA, encoded by the exons agCTTCTTGtagcaaagaggaaaaggggCAGACCAAAAGGGTCCACTAAGAAGTTTTGTGTGGATGAAGACATGGCAGAAAATAACCTCGTTCCAAGCAAAGAAACTCCAGCTGGGACAGAAGAGGGCCCAGAACTGCCTGAAGTCTcagcaggcagcctggaatgcAGGAAATGCAATCGGAAGTTCTCCAACACGCGTCAGCTGACTAAACACATCTGCATTATTGTCCTAaatgaaggagaagaagaaggagatgGAG GTAATGATTCTGACGTTGACCTTGACAGGAAGGAAGATGAACGAGAAAAAACTCCAAAGAGGCCCAGAgttcagaaaacagagaaaacagcatCAACTAAGGAGACTGAGCAGGTTTCAGGAGCTAAAAATCCTATTATAAGTGTGGTTTTGACAGCCCATGAAACTATTCCAG GAGCCAGAAAAATTGTTCCTCTTGAGGCTTCTCCTCATGAAAGTGAAGCCACAACTCCAGACACAACAGTCCAAGACCCATCACAACGAAAAGGATATCAAGAATATGCCATTCAGCAAACCCCATATGAGCAGGCAATGAAAACAAGCAG gttGGGTCCAACTCAACTGAAGATTTTTACATGTGAATACTGTAACAAGGTGTTCAAATTTAAACACTCCCTCCAAGCACATCTGAGGATTCATACAAATGAGAAACCTTACAAGTGTTCCTACTGCAGTTATGCCAGTGCAATCAAAGCCAACCTGAATGTTCACCTGCGGAAGCACACTGGGGAGAAATTCAGCTGCGATTATTGTACCTTCACTTGTCTCAGCAAAGGCCATCTCAAAGTCCATATCGAAAGGGTTCATAAGAAAATTAAGCAGCACTGTCGTTTCTGCAAAAAGAAATACTCAGATGTTAAAAATTTGATCAAGCATATGAAGGAAACTCATGACCTTCAAGATAAAAAGGTGAAAGATGTTTTTGATGAGCTTCGCTTGATGACACGGGAGGGCAAAAGACAACTTCTGTATGACTGCCATATTTGTGAGCGCAAATTCAAAAATGAACTGGATCGGGACCGTCACATGCTCGTTCATGGTGATGAAAGACCCTTTGCTTGTGAACTCTGTGGTCATGGAGCCACTAAATACCAAGCCCTTGAGCTTCACGTTCGGAAGCACCCTTTTGTATATGTGTGTTCTGTGTGCCTGAAGAAGTTTGTCAGTTCTGTGAGGCTCCGTGCTCACATCAAAGACGTGCATGCAGATCTGCAGGAGGATTCTGTTTTTAACAGCTCTATCAACCAAAGCTTCTGCCTGCTTGAGCCAGGTGGTGACATCCAGCCAGAAGCCCTTGGTGAGCAGCAGACACAAACTGCGGGTGAATCGACTGTCACGAGTACTGATGCTGTTAACACTCCACAGCCATCTGCTTCTAAAGGTGAATTAGCAGCTGCAGATGTAAACCATAATGGTCAACAGAATGGTGATGTAAAAATTGATGCAGTCCTTTCCTTAGAATTTGAAAATCCTGTGGTGAAGAATGTAGCAGAGACGCTGTGTCAGACAACAGATATAGTAGTCCCAGGCATTCAGCCCTGTGTAGCATCAGACTGCTTCCTACTGAAAAATGGTACTGCTGGCCCTGAGGAGTTAAAAGGTTCTCCTCCAAATGAAGAGGCAGTTAATCAGTGCAGTTCTGTAAATGAGCAGGGTGAAGAAATTCATCTTTTACTGTCTGAAGACAAAAGTTTGAGTCAGAACAACACAGTGACTGAGAACCTTCCAGTCCCTGAAGAGAGGATCCAGTCTGCTCCTCCTAGTGAATCAGAAACAAGCAATCCACCCATTCAAAATTTGGCAGAGCGCACAGAccctttggcagcagcagaagctgatGCAGCCACCAGCCCACAGGCAGCCTCTTCTAACACAGCTACAGCCAACGGGGGGGGGACTGGATCTGTCGCCTTCATGCAGATCTTGGACAGCTTGCAGAAGAGACAAATGAATACAGAGTTGCGTGAGAGGATAAGGAAGGTTTATGGAGACTTGGAATGTGAATACTGTG gcaAGTTGTTCTGGTACCAGGTGCACTATGACATGCACGTCCGTACACACACTCGAGAACATTTATATTACTGCTCCCAGTGCAATTATTCTTCCATCACCAAGAACTGCCTTAAGCGTCACGTCATTCAGAAACACAGTAATATTTTGCTGAAATGTCCCACAGAACATTGTGACTACTCCACTCCAGATAAATACAAGCTCCAAGCACACCTTAAAGTTCACACAGATCTG GATAAAAAGAGTTATTCCTGTCCTGTGTGTGAGAAGTCATTTTCTGAAGATCGACTTATAAAATCTCACATCAAGACAAATCACCCTg AGGTTTCAATGACTACTATTTCTGAGATTCTTGGCAGAAGAGTTCAGCTGAAAGGACTTATTGGAAAACGAGCTGTGAAATGTCCCcactgtgatttttattttatgaagaaTGGATCAGACCTTCAACGTCATATTTGGGCTCATGAAG GTGTCAAACCCTTCAAATGTTCCCTCTGTGAGTACGCCACTCGCAGCAAGAGCAACTTGAAAGCCCACATGAATCGTCACAGCACGGAGAAAACGCACCTTTGTGATATGTGTGGGAAAAAGTTCAAATCAAAGGGCACTTTGAAGAGCCATAAACTCCTTCATACTGCTGATG GAAAGCAGTTTAAATGCACAGTGTGTGACTATACAGCTGCCCAGAAACCACAGCTCCTACGTCATATGGAACAACACGTCTCTTTCAAG CTCCTAGATGAACATTTCTGTACCAACCattttctgctgagcagctttaGGTGGGGCTGCTGTGCATGA